The sequence TTGGGGCTTGGATGAAAACATGTCGATGTATCGTCACATGTACAGCCCCGGTGGAGACTACAAAGATGTAAAACGCGGAACAGTCAACATCACCATCCAAAACAGCATCTTCTCCGAAGCGCTGGACACGTATAATCATTCCCTTGGAAGTACGCTGGGAGGAGAAAATTGCTCCTTTATGCGTAATCTCTGGGCCAATAATGCCGGCAGAAATCCGTCTATTGGCTGGAACGGCATCTTTAATTTTGTAAACAATGTGGTGTTCAACTGGAGCCATAGGACCACGGATGGTGGTGATTATATGGCCAAGTACAATATCATCAACAACTACTACAAGCCGGGGCCGGTAACACCTGATGGCGAAACCATTTCCCATCGGATCTTGCGTCCAGACGCGGTGTTGTCCAGATTGGACACATTGGTATGGGGCAGGGCCCATATCACTGGAAACATCGTGGAAGGAAATCCAAAAGTGACCGCCGACAATTGGGAGGGGGGTGTACAGCTCAATGGCAAAAAAGGCGGCGAGATGAGCTTGGAAGAAGCTAAGATTTATTTTCCCCGCATCAAATCCAACAGCCCTTTCCCAATGCCCAAAATGAGCATAATGCCTGCTGATGAAGCATATGAGCATGTAATGGCCAATGCTGGAGCGACACTTCCACGACGAGATCCTGTAGATGAAAGGGTCATCAGGACGGTCAAAACAGGAAAGCCTGAATATGTGAAAGGATTGAATCCTGATGATTTTTACCAGTTTGAGCACCGAAGATTGCCAAGAGATGCGTATAAAATGGGCATCATCACGGATATCGCTCAAGTGGGTGGTTATCCAGCATATCATGGCACGCCTTATCTTGATACAGATGGTGATGGCATGCCGGATCGCTATGAGCAGAAGGTGGGCTTGGATCCAAACGACCCTTCCGATGCCACAGCCGATATGAACGGAGATGGCTACACCAATATTGAGATGTATATCAATGGAATCGATCCGGATGAAAAAGTGGATTGGACGGAGCTGGACAATAACCACGATACGTTGGAGCAGGGGGACATAAATTAAGCCTGTACTCAAGAGGAATACGTCGTAAAGACTTTTAAGGAAGAATTTCTTTGAATTCTTTGCGACGTATTTTTTTCTTTGCGCGAGATCGTTTATTCATTCGTCTATTGGACCTTGTATTCTTTTCAGGCCAATTCTGCACTTAAATCAGGTTACTAACTATACTCCAACCGCTGCTATTTTCGGGGGAAATCCCTACCTTTGAATAAAAATAACAAAGGATGGCAAACGATATTATTTACTCCAAAGATGCTCCTGCACCGATCGGGCCTTACAGTCAGGCGGTCAAGGCGGGGAATACACTTTTTATTTCTGGTCAGATCGCCTTGGACGCCGAAACCGGGGAGCTGATCAATGAAAACATCACCGAAGAGACCCATGCGGTGATGAAAAATCTGGATGCGATTTTGTCGGCAGCAGGCTATAGTTTTGGAGATGTGGTAAAATGTTCTATTTTTATTAAAAACATGGATGATTTCGGTACCATAAACGAAGCTTATGGTCAATATTTTCCATCAAACCCTCCTGCAAGGGAAACCGTGGAAGTAAGCAAATTACCAAAAAATGTACAGGTAGAAATTTCGTGTATCGCCGTAAAGGCATAACCCACCTGTGGAGGTAGGAAGGAATGATCAAGTACTTGCCCCATCATAGTGAAGTGTTGGTTTCTTCGATGCATTGTGAAGATGTTATTTCACGCTTAGATCAGGTTACCCGGGATGTGGATTATCTGAGCCATACCTTGAGCCGAAAGGGAGAAGAACATCTTTTCAATGGGAAGGTTAATGAAGATAGTTTTCGACTTTCCATGGTAGTGAAAAGAGCCGATAGCTTTTTGCCTTTGATCAAAGGTCATATTGAGTCTACGCATGCAGGATGTATCATCTTTTTGGATTACCAGTTGTTTCCGGGTTCTACCTTTTTCATGGTTTTTTGGTCCATAGTGACCTTGGCGTTGGCCATTTTTTTTCTGTTTATTCAAGAAGAACCGGTCTTTAGCCTGATCAGCTTTGGCGTGGGTGTGGGCAATATAATGTTTGCGTGGTCACACTTTAAGCGTAAGGTCAAGCAAACCCAGCATATTTTCCATAGAATGCTCAGTTTGCAGAAGAATAGATGATGTTGGGCCAATCAAACAAAGTTGGAGACGGCCTGTTTTTATAATGATCGCACCACGGATACCAAAAAATGGGATCAATCAGAAAAACTGGGGTAAAGGCTGGCCGGATGGAGGTAATGATGAATGATTGACGTTTCTATCCCCAACGCTCCATAAAGGAACTTTCGATTGCTCCTTCATCAAGACGCATGGCAGGTGTCACCGGTACTTCCTTGTCCTTTTTTCACCTGCAGGAAAAAAGTGACAACGTCAAAGAGAGAAATTCCCCCTAAAGAGGAGTTTTTCTCCACTCCCCAATCCTTAGGCCTGGTCGGAAATCCCTCGCCCCCCAGAAATATGGCTTGATCCAAAAAATGCCAGAAAGTCCATCATCATAAATGTGTTTCTAATGGGGTATCCTTGACCCAAAAAATCACCTTGGTCTGCACTTTTTTATTTAAACGATTAATTGCGGCATAAAATCCCATTACACTTATGGTTTTTGCCCCTCAGGTCGTAATTTAGGGGTGCTGTTGGCGAGGCCTTTACCCGAAATGCCATGGGCCAATTTGTGACTAAAATTAATAGATAACAGATGAAATATAGAGTAGAAAAAGACACCATGGGGCCAGTGGAAGTCCCTGCGGACAAGTACTGGGGTGCCCAAACCCAACGATCCATCAATAACTTCAAGATTGGTGGTGAGCGTAACCGAATGCCATTGGAAATCACCCATGCTTTTGCCATACTTAAAAAGTCAGCGGCCCTGACCAATGCTGAGCTGGGAGTATTGCCACAGGAAAAGGCAGATGCCATTGCCAAAGTGTGCGATGAGATTGTGGAGGGTAAATTGGACGATCAGTTTCCGTTGGTCATCTGGCAAACCGGTTCTGGCACCCAGTCCAATATGAATGCCAATGAGGTGATCGCCTACAGAGGCCATGTCCTGGGCGGTGGGAGCTTGGAAGATGAGCAAAAAACCATCCACCCCAATGACGATGTGAACAAGTCGCAGTCTTCCAATGACACCTTTCCTACTGCCATGCACATTGCAGCCTATAAAATGGTGGTAGAGACGACGATCCCTGGTGTGGAGAAGCTAAGGGATACCTTGAAGGATAAGTCAGACCAGTTTATGGATGTGGTCAAAATTGGCAGGACCCACTTTATGGATGCGACCCCTTTGACCTTGGGGCAGGAGTTTTCCGGCTACGTGGCACAACTGAATCACGGCCTCAGAGCATTGAAGAATACCTTGGAGCACCTTTCTGAACTGGCCTTGGGCGGTACTGCTGTAGGTACCGGGCTGAACACCCCGAAAGGCTATGCCGAATTGGTCGCTAAGAAGATTGCTGAATTTTCCGGCCATCCATTTGTGACGGCTCCTAATAAATTTGAGTCCTTGGCTGCCCATGATGCCATCGTGGAGACCCATGGTGCATTGAAGCAATTGGCGGTCAGTTTGATGAAAATTGCCAACGACATCAGGATGCTTTCATCAGGTCCCCGGTCTGGAATTGGCGAGATCCTGATTCCTGAAAATGAGCCCGGTTCTTCCATAATGCCCGGTAAAGTGAACCCTACTCAGGCAGAAGCCATGACCATGGTCTGCGCCCAAGTAATCGGGAATGACACCGCCGTGTCTGTTGGAGGATCCAATGGTCATTTTGAGCTGAACGTCTTCAAGCCCATGATGATTCACAACCTGCTCACTTCTGCCAGGTTGTTGGGAGATGCATGCGTATCTTTCCATGACAACTGCGTCATCGGTATTGAGCCAAACAGGCCGTTTATCAAGAAGCACTTGGAGAATTCCTTGATGCTGGTAACCGCATTGAATACCCATATCGGATATGAAAATGCCGCTGCAATCGCCAAAAAGGCCCATAAAGAGGGTACTAGTCTAAGAGAAGCTGCCATCGACCTAGAATTGCTGACCAGTGAGCAATTTGATGAATGGGTAAAACCTGAAGATATGATTGGCGGGTTAAAATAACATGGTCTTGGTGAGCGATTTTCCTCTCCGAAGGGGATAGTGCCAACTTTATTTTATCCAAATTTTAAAAGGGGAAGTATATTTCGTATTTTACATGAAATATGCTTCCCTTTTTTTATCACTAAAGAAAATCATTGACAAATATGGTTTCAAATTACCTTTTGAGAAGTGGTCTGGTGCTGGGATTATTCCTTGCATTGTCGGTTACTGCCCAATCACAGCAATTGTCCAAGGCCAAAAAGAAAGCCCTGAAGAAGGAGCTTAGAAAGATGAGTCCTGAAGAATACTGGGAGCTTATCAATCAGCAACAAGAGCAAAAGGTGGAGATCCTTACATTAGAAAAGGAAAATGAATCCTTGAGAGCACAGCTTGCAGAGCAGGGCGAAGACTTGGAAATGGAGCAAAGTAAGCATGAATACCTTGAAGGGGAAAACGTAACCATGGCCAATCAGGAGGCAAGTAATAGGGCGTCAACCAAGCCAGATGTCAATACCAA comes from Echinicola vietnamensis DSM 17526 and encodes:
- a CDS encoding SPOR domain-containing protein, encoding MVSNYLLRSGLVLGLFLALSVTAQSQQLSKAKKKALKKELRKMSPEEYWELINQQQEQKVEILTLEKENESLRAQLAEQGEDLEMEQSKHEYLEGENVTMANQEASNRASTKPDVNTKWGEGVVFRVQIGALTKEEYEKEIPSGFSLDVEHKGDLKRMVVGYYRDYDEADSFKKLMRKLGIRTAWIVPYKDGNRVPLKEVLGEVVD
- the fumC gene encoding class II fumarate hydratase, with the translated sequence MKYRVEKDTMGPVEVPADKYWGAQTQRSINNFKIGGERNRMPLEITHAFAILKKSAALTNAELGVLPQEKADAIAKVCDEIVEGKLDDQFPLVIWQTGSGTQSNMNANEVIAYRGHVLGGGSLEDEQKTIHPNDDVNKSQSSNDTFPTAMHIAAYKMVVETTIPGVEKLRDTLKDKSDQFMDVVKIGRTHFMDATPLTLGQEFSGYVAQLNHGLRALKNTLEHLSELALGGTAVGTGLNTPKGYAELVAKKIAEFSGHPFVTAPNKFESLAAHDAIVETHGALKQLAVSLMKIANDIRMLSSGPRSGIGEILIPENEPGSSIMPGKVNPTQAEAMTMVCAQVIGNDTAVSVGGSNGHFELNVFKPMMIHNLLTSARLLGDACVSFHDNCVIGIEPNRPFIKKHLENSLMLVTALNTHIGYENAAAIAKKAHKEGTSLREAAIDLELLTSEQFDEWVKPEDMIGGLK
- a CDS encoding RidA family protein, yielding MANDIIYSKDAPAPIGPYSQAVKAGNTLFISGQIALDAETGELINENITEETHAVMKNLDAILSAAGYSFGDVVKCSIFIKNMDDFGTINEAYGQYFPSNPPARETVEVSKLPKNVQVEISCIAVKA